One segment of Carya illinoinensis cultivar Pawnee chromosome 13, C.illinoinensisPawnee_v1, whole genome shotgun sequence DNA contains the following:
- the LOC122291963 gene encoding pentatricopeptide repeat-containing protein At5g66520-like translates to MICRQIQNLIQRSKTTTHLLQLQSLVFKTAIDHDAEFVSQFVLSACSISVGFTKLVFDNVAITPPLFAWTTIIRELTKSSAPIESVRLFSRLQRVGLQPDNFTYPFVIKACGRCLIVGEGGAMHSMVIKAGFNSDRYIGNTLLRMYAAYSVIGLARRVFEEMTVRDMVSWSSMIAGYVACNCLSDAFKMFRHMKLADEKPNSVTLVSLLSACTRLLDISIGESIHSYIIINQISLDVALGTALLEMYSKCGYIEKAFQVFDLMDEKNLQSWTIMISGLAHNGRGQDAISLFTEMEQSGLEPDSMSFAGILSACSHLGLVDEGEKYFDQMVRIYDIKPAMEHYGCMVDLLGRAGLIDEAYEIIKKMPLEPNSIIIRSFLGACRTHGRSICLDDYLRKLLLKLEPELGANYVIAANVSSLSGCWYDAADLRVAMKKKGLMKVPGCSWMEVDGGSEEIIFEEAVG, encoded by the exons ATGATTTGCCGCCAAATTCAAAACCTCATCCAACGGTCGAAAACTACCACCCATCTTCTTCAACTTCAGTCACTGGTCTTCAAAACCGCTATCGATCATGACGCCGAGTTCGTCTCTCAGTTTGTCCTTTCCGCTTGCTCGATTTCGGTGGGTTTCACAAAATTAGTGTTCGATAACGTAGCCATTACTCCTCCACTTTTTGCTTGGACTACAATTATTAGAGAGCTCACCAAGAGCTCAGCTCCGATTGAATCAGTGAGGCTGTTCTCTCGGCTTCAAAGGGTTGGGCTTCAACCTGACAATTTCACGTACCCTTTTGTTATAAAAGCCTGCGGTCGGTGTTTGATTGTTGGAGAAGGTGGGGCGATGCATTCAATGGTTATAAAGGCAGGTTTCAACTCCGATCGATATATAGGAAATACTCTTTTGAGAATGTATGCTGCTTACAGCGTGATCGGGCTTGCAAGGCGGGTGTTCGAGGAAATGACTGTAAGAGATATGGTTTCTTGGAGCTCCATGATTGCGGGATATGTTGCTTG CAACTGCCTGTCAGATGCTTTTAAGATGTTCCGACACATGAAGCTAGCAGATGAAAAGCCAAACTCGGTCACTTTGGTCAGCTTGCTTTCTGCCTGTACTCGTCTTCTTGATATCAGCATTGGGGAGTCCATCCACTCCTACATCATCATAAACCAAATCTCGTTGGATGTTGCCTTGGGGACAGCTCTCCTGGAAATGTACTCCAAGTGTGGGTATATTGAGAAAgctttccaagtctttgattTGATGGATGAGAAGAATTTGCAGTCTTGGACAATTATGATATCTGGTCTTGCACATAATGGCCGTGGGCAAGATGCTATTTCATTGTTTACTGAGATGGAACAATCTGGACTGGAACCAGACAGCATGTCATTTGCTGGGATCTTGTCAGCTTGTAGCCACCTAGGTCTTGTCGATGAAGGGGAAAAGTATTTTGATCAGATGGTAAGAATTTATGATATCAAGCCAGCAATGGAGCATTATGGATGCATGGTGGATTTGCTTGGAAGAGCTGGGTTGATTGATGAAGCTTATGAGATTATCAAGAAGATGCCACTGGAGCCTAACTCAATAATAATAAGGAGCTTCTTGGGTGCATGTAGAACCCATGGACGAAGCATTTGTTTGGATGATTACCTGAGGAAACTTTTACTTAAATTAGAGCCTGAACTTGGAGCAAACTATGTAATTGCAGCTAATGTATCTTCTTTATCTGGTTGCTGGTATGATGCAGCCGACCTGAGAGTGGCCATGAAAAAGAAGGGATTGATGAAGGTTCCTGGGTGCAGTTGGATGGAAGTAGATGGAGGTTCTGaggaaataatttttgaagaggCTGTAGGTTAA
- the LOC122291217 gene encoding dirigent protein 22-like, translated as MAGILPTMASQLLVFFLVSSFCIILVSGEEESGFGRALDRKLLGLKKEKLSHFRFYFHDIVGGPNPTAVQVVPPPSNASATFFGLVRMFDNPLTLGPKLSSKSVGKAQGFYASAAQEEIAFLMVMNFAFTEGKYNGSTLSILGRNNGGSSRVREMPVIGGSRLFRFARGYAQATTHSFEPKTGDATIEYNVYVFHY; from the coding sequence ATGGCTGGAATTCTTCCCACCATGGCTTCCCAATTGCTAGTTTTCTTTCTTGTCTCTTCCTTCTGCATAATCTTAGTCTCTGGAGAAGAAGAGTCTGGCTTTGGAAGAGCTCTAGACAGAAAGCTACTCGGGCTCAAGAAAGAAAAGCTTAGCCACTTCCGTTTCTATTTCCATGACATAGTTGGTGGTCCTAATCCCACTGCCGTCCAAGTTGTGCCACCTCCCTCCAACGCATCAGCAACATTTTTTGGTCTTGTAAGAATGTTCGATAACCCATTAACCTTGGGGCCAAAGTTAAGCTCAAAATCTGTCGGAAAGGCACAAGGATTCTATGCTTCAGCTGCACAAGAAGAGATTGCTTTCTTGATGGTTATGAACTTTGCATTCACTGAAGGAAAATATAATGGCAGCACACTTTCCATACTTGGGAGGAACAATGGCGGCAGTAGCAGGGTGAGGGAGATGCCAGTGATCGGAGGCAGCAGGCTGTTTAGGTTTGCCAGGGGTTATGCTCAGGCCACCACTCATTCATTTGAACCCAAGACCGGTGACGCCACCATTGAGTACAATGTTTATGTCTTCCATTATTGA